gagtctcagctttccatagtgGGGTGATATTAGTTTGTGGCCTAAACCAGTCgactgattttcgggatgtctcatggtctgaaaaaCACCACTGTAGCTCTGCCACATTCCGCCACAGAAGGCTgacggatgtggtggattgagaagcAGCCGATGCAACAAAAACAGCTTAAACAGAGATTTGGATGGGACATGTTTACTTTTGCTAATTTGTTTTCCACCTGGTTGCGGACATTGACTCTAGTTCATGCTTTATTACGTAGTTGTAATTGATGTAGCTAAACCTACAACAAGTTATAACATACAATGAACTGAGACAGATTATTAATGAGTTGGCCATACGTGCCTACATTTCAGTTGTGAAAACTCATGGCCTGCTACAAAATAATATCTACAATATCGGTTTCTATGCAATCAGTAAGAACAAGTTAGTTGCTATGCTAGTTGCGTTTCGTGACATCGGATTAAGTCGTCATGACCTTCAATCACCATGGTCCCAAACACCCTTTCCCCATAAACTGTGCAATGTGCATATCCTTGTATCTGTCCTCTTGGGTTCTCTGCTCCAAAATGTGATCTTTTGATGAAGCTTAGGTGATACAATCAGAACGTCTTCCACTAgttctaacctgtcccctctctctcttctctctccagcccagttGGAGTTTGTGCAGATCCTGGTGATcgttgtggtgatgatggtgatggtggtagtgatcaCCTGCCTGCTCAACCACTACCGCCTGTCAGAACGCTCCTTCATCTCCAGGGACAGCCAGGCCCGCAGACGCCACCTACCACTGGCCTCTGTAAGTACTCTACCCTGACCAGGGCTGTAAACTAACGTTATAGTCTTCATACAGACTTACAGCCTCCACACAGACCAGGACATAAATTTGACAGTCTTTAGAAGCACTCCACACATCTTTACAGGCAATATACTTTATTTGATAGCCTCCACACAAACCAGGAAGTAAACTTTCCTTTACAGCATTTACTCCAGACCAGGATGTAGACTACTTTACAGCCTTCACACAAACCAGGGCATAGACTTAATATGAAACGAAAACCACCCTTGTTTCTACTTGGAAATAGGCAAGCCATAGTACAGGGTCCTATTTCGACATCATGGCAGGCCCAAACTAGCCATGTCAGAAAAGCAGATCATTTTTTACTAATGCAAACACATATGATAAGCAGACAATGGTATTCAGTTGGACCTGTatactatgtacagtatatgtgttgATGTCGGTGTTTCCTTCTTTGTGTCTCTTTGTGAGACAGAGGCTCACTGGAGACAGGTTGTCTGCCACATCGCTCAGTGCAGTGATCTGGAGATTCCAGAACCATATGACTGCACTGCTGCTTTTTGAATCACACACAAACGCATACTGCTGCTGAATCACCTAGCCCGGCATTCATCTGTTAGTAAATATGGGGcaggatgctgtgtgtgtgttatcaggttTGTGTTTAATTCAGAATTGTGGAATTGACTCCCATTCAACTCGTGAATTGCATTGGCCACACCCCACAGGATGTAGAATTTGAGTTTAAGCGACAGGACACAGAATTGAATTCAGTGCAATTCAATGAAATTCCACTCAGTTATACAACATGAGAGTTTCATTGAATCTGACAGGTTACAATTCAAGAAACCAAATAATATATCACTTTACTCCAAAAACAATGTTCAAATATTATTTTAACCTCAGTGCTTAGAATAGTAAATTTAATTTTCCACCATTAATTGAATTGGTTTGGCTTCTTTTTGAAGGCTTTAGGGTCAACTTGAGGGCTGAACTAATGCATTCCGGGAAATGTAGTCTTTCCCCCATATTGAACAAAAGTTAAGTGATTTGTGAAATATAATAACTTAGAATATTCACATTTTTCAATACAATAGGCTTACACCTAATGTGGAATAGACTAGGCATTTGAATTTCACTGAATTCAATTATATTTCCTTTAATTCAAATTACAATTTTGTATCCTGTTTACTGCTTCGATTCAAATTCAAGAATGTAATTGGAATTTATGAGGCATTCAATTCTGAATTGAGCACAGCCCTTTGAGCTATGCAGAAGTCTGTGTACTCTGCAGGAGGGGGTATGAGTCATAGATGACAgagcgcctctctctctctctctctctctctctcggtcagtgtcagtctgtgtgtttgtctgggaTTGCTTCTGTGAAGAGCACTTTAATACTACATGTAGCCCATCTATGTGAAAAGAACATGGCTAGGAATGAAAGGACAGGAAGTCCTCCAGTATTAGCCATTGGGTTCAGACAAATTGGCTCAGGGATTAATCTCATCTCCCCCACCCTATGCTCTGTGGTTGGCTCTTTGACTGGAAAGGGAATAACTCCACCTAGTGGCACAAGATGGTATAAATTGACGTGATacatgctctctatctctcttcctcacaGGATGGGAGTCTGTGGTCCTCAGATGGCCCAGGGCCCGCCAGTGGAATGAGCGAGGTAAAGTGGATTATGAGTGGGAGTGGGCAAACTACTGCCCATTCAATTCGTCCCACAGGAgtttttattttgggggggaATGATTATAATGGGCAAAAAAACATACCAAGCCACTCGTGAACATTTAAAACTAGATAGTAAGTATGTAGGAatgataatggacctatatattttttaataactgCACATTTTCTGACAGCAAATTGATTTTGACTAACATATCGTTACCAAAACAATCTTTGCCACCCTCCGTTCAACTTCAAAATCCCAATGTGGCCCTTGAGCCAAAACATTTGCCCACCCCTGCTTTAGGTCTATAGGGGTCATCCCTAAACACAGGGACCTGCACAGGGACCTAGTCTGGGCCTtattccctttaaagtgcactacttttgactggggccccaaaagtagtgcactgtataggcaatagggtgccatttgggccgtAACCCCAGACTTAAAGAACCTACCCGGGAACCTGGGAACACTACTTGTGTTTGTCCGGAAATTAATTATGCATTCGTCCTTGGATATTAGAGCAGATGGGCTATGAATGTTTATTGACGTTCATAGCATAGCGATGACAACAATGGTGCTGTATCAATATACCCTCACACTAAGTCACTGTGGATAAAAGAGGGTTCTGACAATGGGAATACATTGCTAAACTTGTTTTGTGTGTTGTCCTCACAAAGATAAATGACCAAATATAAATGTGTGCGCTAactcttcctgtcctcctccctttaGCAGCAGGTGTACACCACGCGTCCCCCGGACCGCGTCCCCTCCTATCTGCAGAGGGAGCGTCTGGCCCGCTTCCAGCCCACCTACCCCTACCTGCCCCACCCCATCATTGACCTGCCGCCCACCATCTCGCTGTCGGACGGCGAAGAGCCTCCGCCCTACCAGGGCCCCTGCACTCTGCAGCTCCGCGACCCCGAGCAGCAGATGGAGCTTAACAGGGAGTCGGTGCGTGCGCCCCCCAACCGCACAGTCTATGACAGCCACCTCCTCGACACCTCCCTGTGCCCACCGCCCAGCCTCAACTCCGGGGTCAGCACTACCACGGTAGCCACGGCTGCCCAGGCCTACTCCAGCCGAGTGGAAGGGGCACCACCAACTTATAGCGAGGTGATAgggcactactaccacccctcttcACTACCCAGGCACCACCACCAGACTGCCAGTGGGGACAGTGGCGCAGGGCGTGGAGTCAGGTTAGGAGGCCCGGGTCCCTCGTCGCCGTCCTTGCTACTCCACGGGATTCTCAAGCAGGCCCACCTGAGCAGCCTGGAGAGCAGGAATGTGCGCAACAAAAAGGAGAagcagactcctgaacaggtgtGACGACAGTGTTGGTCTCGGGCATTGTTTTCCGAGGCTGCTTTCTCCTTCTCCGCGCACTTTAGCTGAACTGTTGGTGGCAAGCAGGGTTGGAGAGGGTGACATGCAGTGgcggggtgggggggggacagGCGCACAAAGAAAAAGGACTGCACTCCCCTCTTAACTTTACCCCCGGTCACCGTCTTACTGAAACCTGCCACCCCTAAACTTACGTTGTATAAATATTTACTTGTTTTTTTTCCTTGCTTACAGCTTTTTTTCTGTACTGGTAAatgcaaaaacaacaaaacaaaactaTCTCCAAGTATTTAGGTTTATTTTGTTTTCTCTGCATAATTTCTAGTTACTGATCTCCTCGTAGTTTATCCTTAGTTCCTCCGGAAGTCTTTCAGAATGACCAGGTCTTCCTTTTTTTGAGATGCAGATGGTTATTTTAGTGAGCCTCCCCCGAACCCCTTTCTGGCTTTGAATACTGTCCGTGTACCTGGCTTGTACAGGGAGGGCATTGATAGCACTCTTGTAACAGGTTGACAGTTTCAGGCTCTCACGGGATCCAAGACTGAGATTCATACGTTAACCCGAGTTAGCCTCTCAGCTCATGACCCAGTTAGCCTCACTGCCAGACAGATCCCCATCACTCCCCGTCAATCTGCATCAGAGGGTGCGGTGGTCAACGTTGGCATCTATGGAAACACATGATTGACAGCTGAATGGGTTTGTGATGTCAGGCCATGTGTGTCAACATGAGTACTGGAGTAGAGTCCTGAGTCTGGGTCAATTGAGTTCAGCACTGTGCCCACTGAAGTCATATATATCCACCGTACTGTACTATCTAGACCCATCTGAGGTTAGTACTGTACTTTAGTTCTTTGTCTATTCGTGTTTAGTACTGTCTGTGGGTCTTTGGCCAGACAAGTTCAGGAGTTCCTGTGTGCGAATACtcttcttgttttttttattacGATCTTTTTTAAAGAGATGTTTGCACAAGATTCAAGACTGTTTATCTAGAGAAAAAGAAAATCAATCTGCAATATGTATCATAAGAGAGAAGAGCAGC
The window above is part of the Oncorhynchus gorbuscha isolate QuinsamMale2020 ecotype Even-year linkage group LG21, OgorEven_v1.0, whole genome shotgun sequence genome. Proteins encoded here:
- the LOC124007674 gene encoding protein TMEPAI-like isoform X1, whose translation is MFNFMGLINGTAAIQTNVSCTCNCKPSTSFQSMEITQLEFVQILVIVVVMMVMVVVITCLLNHYRLSERSFISRDSQARRRHLPLASDGSLWSSDGPGPASGMSEQQVYTTRPPDRVPSYLQRERLARFQPTYPYLPHPIIDLPPTISLSDGEEPPPYQGPCTLQLRDPEQQMELNRESVRAPPNRTVYDSHLLDTSLCPPPSLNSGVSTTTVATAAQAYSSRVEGAPPTYSEVIGHYYHPSSLPRHHHQTASGDSGAGRGVRLGGPGPSSPSLLLHGILKQAHLSSLESRNVRNKKEKQTPEQV
- the LOC124007674 gene encoding protein TMEPAI-like isoform X2 is translated as MFNFMGLINGTAAIQTNVSCTCNCKPSTSFQSMEITQLEFVQILVIVVVMMVMVVVITCLLNHYRLSERSFISRDSQARRRHLPLASDGSLWSSDGPGPASGMSEQVYTTRPPDRVPSYLQRERLARFQPTYPYLPHPIIDLPPTISLSDGEEPPPYQGPCTLQLRDPEQQMELNRESVRAPPNRTVYDSHLLDTSLCPPPSLNSGVSTTTVATAAQAYSSRVEGAPPTYSEVIGHYYHPSSLPRHHHQTASGDSGAGRGVRLGGPGPSSPSLLLHGILKQAHLSSLESRNVRNKKEKQTPEQV
- the LOC124007674 gene encoding protein TMEPAI-like isoform X3, translated to MQPVSGGPHHHSNCVQTPCSAQLEFVQILVIVVVMMVMVVVITCLLNHYRLSERSFISRDSQARRRHLPLASDGSLWSSDGPGPASGMSEQQVYTTRPPDRVPSYLQRERLARFQPTYPYLPHPIIDLPPTISLSDGEEPPPYQGPCTLQLRDPEQQMELNRESVRAPPNRTVYDSHLLDTSLCPPPSLNSGVSTTTVATAAQAYSSRVEGAPPTYSEVIGHYYHPSSLPRHHHQTASGDSGAGRGVRLGGPGPSSPSLLLHGILKQAHLSSLESRNVRNKKEKQTPEQV
- the LOC124007674 gene encoding protein TMEPAI-like isoform X4 translates to MMVMVVVITCLLNHYRLSERSFISRDSQARRRHLPLASDGSLWSSDGPGPASGMSEQQVYTTRPPDRVPSYLQRERLARFQPTYPYLPHPIIDLPPTISLSDGEEPPPYQGPCTLQLRDPEQQMELNRESVRAPPNRTVYDSHLLDTSLCPPPSLNSGVSTTTVATAAQAYSSRVEGAPPTYSEVIGHYYHPSSLPRHHHQTASGDSGAGRGVRLGGPGPSSPSLLLHGILKQAHLSSLESRNVRNKKEKQTPEQV